Proteins co-encoded in one Octopus bimaculoides isolate UCB-OBI-ISO-001 chromosome 7, ASM119413v2, whole genome shotgun sequence genomic window:
- the LOC106877671 gene encoding uncharacterized protein LOC106877671 codes for MESHLDTFIFTGLSNRIQNDLIDAIHKVMLNEMQKEIEQAKFVSILVDETSDVSAYSQLSTVLRYVTEDCVTKERFIGFIDVSADRSTNVLSEHDFKCIETWQCGKKLIAQKYDGAATMAGQLDGLQGENMESMQESEFRDPRIYLLSPNDIIGCFITKLSVQ; via the exons atggAAAGTCATCTAGATACATTTATCTTCACCGGTCTGTCAAACAGAATTCAGAATGACTTGATCGATGCAATTCATAAAGTTATGTTGAATGAGATGCAAAAGGAAATTGAGCAAGCTAAGTTTGTTTCTATTCTTGTTGATGAGACATCTGATGTCTCAGCATATTCACAACTGTCAACAGTTTTACGTTATGTTACAGAAGACTGTGTGACGAAAGAACGATTTATCGGTTTTATTGATGTTAGTGCAGATCGATCTACAAATGTTTTATCTGAACATGATTTTAAATGCATTGAGACGTGGCAATGTGGAAAGAAATTGATTGCACAGAAATATGATGGTGCCGCTACAATGGCAGGACAATTAGATGGATTACAG GGGGAAAATATGGAGTCGATGCAGGAATCGGAATTCAGAGATCCAAGAATATATCTATTGAGCCCCAACGACATTATAGGAtgctttataacaaaattatcagTACAATAG